The Candidatus Nanosynbacter sp. HMT-352 region GAATAGCAATAAGAATTCACAAAACAACAGCACATCTCAGCAGTCCGCAGATCAAAAAACGAATAATCAATCAAGTGGAAGAGGTGAGGCGCGAACCGATGTGAAGACTGAAGAGTCGAAAAAGACAACTCCTGCACCTGAATCTTCTCAGTCTCAACAATCACCATCATCTACAACGCCAGCTCCTTCTACTCCCTCTAAGCAATCTGATAAAGGATTACCAAAAACTGGACCAGAAGATGTAGCTGTTTCTGCAGTGGCTTTTGGTATTTTGGCATTTTTGACGGTAGCTTACCAGCGATCTCGCTATCTTATCTAGCTTTGACTTCTATCTGTCTGTTGTGATATAATTGTGATAATCTGTGGGGATATTTTTATTATGTCCCTGAAGAATAATATCAATTTTAAGGAAGGGGTCTTTAGAAGACTTATGGCAGATGCCAAAATTACAATGGATGACTTGCTGGCTCAAGCAGGCGATAATGTTAAACAACTTACTGTCGGTGAAACAGTTGACGGTACTGTTTTATCGGTAAAGAAGCACGAAATTTTAATTGATTTAGGGCCTTTGGGCGTTGGCTTGGTTCCACGCCGCGAAGTTAGCCTTTCAAAGAATTACAATGTTGGCGATTCAGTAATTGCTAGCGTAATTGATACCGAATTGGAAGACGGTTATTCGCTACTTTCATTGCGCAAGGCTGCGAAAGATCGTGGTTGGGATGAAGTTATGGCTAAATTGGAATCTGGTGAAATCATCACCGTTGTACCATACGACGCTAACCGCGGTGGACTACTAGTTGAATACGAAGGTATTCGCGGATTCTTGCCAGTATCGCAATTGTCAGCTGAACACTATCCTCGCGTAGGTTCTAGCGACAAGGACGAAATTTTGCAACGATTAAATAGCCTGGTAAAGAAGGATATTAAAGCGCGAATCTTGGATGCTGACCGGAAAGCTAACAAATTGATCTTCTCTGAAAAAGAGGCGGTTAAAGAAGGTTTGGCAGAGCGATTCCAGAAGTTGGCAATTGGCGACACAGTTAC contains the following coding sequences:
- a CDS encoding 30S ribosomal protein S1: MADAKITMDDLLAQAGDNVKQLTVGETVDGTVLSVKKHEILIDLGPLGVGLVPRREVSLSKNYNVGDSVIASVIDTELEDGYSLLSLRKAAKDRGWDEVMAKLESGEIITVVPYDANRGGLLVEYEGIRGFLPVSQLSAEHYPRVGSSDKDEILQRLNSLVKKDIKARILDADRKANKLIFSEKEAVKEGLAERFQKLAIGDTVTGVVTGVVDFGVFVNVEGIEGLIHISEISWERVNNPSDYVKVGQTIEAKIIAIDKERLSLSMKQLTKDPWLDEVEQFKPGEKVEGTVTRITPFGAFVQLSPAVEALVHVSELGGDGTDPEKVFTLNERKEFTVLDIDKENRKISLSLGKSSKKK